The genome window AACaaattatatgtataatattatCATTCCCTAGATGTTGCCTCTAAGAAAATTGTAGTTGGGTCCTAATTccatacaaaataacaatattctcattttgttttctaatgTGAATCAGTAGTGTGTTCACACAAGAAAGTGACAGTATAAATTATAACATACTCAAAGATTTCAAACAAATTTGTTTGATTTCTAGGAGGCATTCATGTGAATTTTCCCAGTTGGGAACtcatttttcagattattcggacaccacatgaatgcagcacaaatctCCCAGTGTCTAatgtaaacaaaagtaaaaatgaatttGTGTATCCGCTCTGTGATGCGGATCAGCAAAATTTAAAGGGTTATTCCTTGGctcatgctacacccttccactgAGTCTCATGGAAATCAGGGCAGTAGTTTTTCCTGCTGATGtgacaagttaaaaacaaatattttcttaAAAGTTTAAGAAGCACAAGtaaattaattgtttgttaaggTAAATATGTGTGAAGAGTAAGATAATCATTCATATATTCAGATATTTTAAGCTGTGTAATTAATTCTTTATGGGTTAATTTGAGCTGTCAGAGGTTGTCGGTGATCAAGCCTCGATATGGTGATCTGAGGTTGACTGCTTTGTCTCTGTCCACATACTTTGGAATTCCACGGTATTTTCCTCATTCCAATCTATGGAGGAAACCCaaactttcctttttatgttgttgtgcaCATATCAAATCATTCcagtaaaaaatatcaatgatgaAAACCACATCATATCACTTTTGTAATATTTCTCCCTGTTTTTAGGGGCATACATTTTTTGGAGGCACCGCTGGGATTGCTGCTTAGACTTCCAGCTAAATCACCCCATTACAACTCAGGCAGGCTGCAGTGTTGCTGTTGAGGAGAAGTTGAAGCTGGTGGTTTAATGCGTCACCTAAGGCCAGTCAGAGATCATCAGGgacataaagaaagaaagaaaagaaaagaaagaaaaagcagagaaacCATTGTAATCGTATTAAAAGTGCCTTGTTGTGAGAGAAATGGCAGGGCTCTTGAGAGGTGGACAAGGAGAGAATTTGGTAGAAATGCTGCGGTGGCTGACACGTGCTCATGGTTTACGACCTCGAGGGGGCCTTCAGCGAGGAGCACAGGTAGGAGCTGCACCGGTCGTAGAAGCAGTTGGGGAAGCTGTTGCTGAATGGTGTCCTGCTGATAACCCTGGTGTCTTTGGTTCGACTGGTGGCAGCAAGGGAAGTCCTACCCTGCATGCTATAGGGTCAACCTGAAACCATTCTCTCACGTTGTAATGACTCAGGCTAGGCTGTATGAGGATGGATTAGCCCTAGCTGGGGTTCTGTCAGCCGTGAGACATGACCGTAACCAGGGATCTCGAGCGTGTCAGCAATGCCAATGCACACATGATCCTTCAGTCTTGGTTGGCTCAAGTTCCAGTGGCAGCTATTTGTCTCCGCATGCTCCTGAGTCAGGCGGCACGTTCTGGGCTAAGATTGTTGGACATGATTGCTGATGAAATACACGATCATCGGGACTTCCCATGGCATGTTATCAGCAGACTCTATCCAAATCAACTGGAAACAGCACTGGAGGCTCTACAGCAGATTGACGGTTGGATCCATTACGGATTCCGAAATGATTTGGATGCTGTTTGTGCCACCCGATTCCATCGGGTCGCTGGCAGAGGAGTTAAACCATTTCTTTGCCCGCTTTGAGGCTACGAAGCCCCGCACCAGCCACACTGCCCCCACAGACTGACAGCCCACACACACTTACTGTCCAGGAACATCAAGTGAGTAGAGTGTTCAGATCAGTGAAGATGAGGAAAGCTGCTGGTCCCGATGGAGTTTCTGGTGAAGTACTCAAAGCCTGTGCTAACCAACTCTCGTCTGTCTTCACTAAGATCTTCaacctctctctgtcacacgcCACCGTCCCAGCCTGTCTCGAGTCAGCCTCCATTATCCCTGTACCCAAAAATGCAACCGTCAAAAACCTTAATAACTACAGACCAATTGCATTAACATAAGTAGTTGTGAAATGTTTTGAGAGACTGGTGTCACAACACATTAAGGACTGCCTCCCTCCTGCCTTTGACCCACACCAGTTTGCATACAGAACCAACAGAAGCACAGACGACATCATCTCAACAGTCCTCCACTGTGCTCTGAGCCACCTGGAGCACCCGGGGACCTCGGTGAGGATGCTGTTCGTTGATTACAGCTCAGCTTTCAACACCATCATTCCCAACATCCTGGTGGACAAGCTGGCTGCCCTGGACTTTCCACCTCCCGCCTGTGCCTGGATCAGGGACTTCCTTTCAAACCGTCCACAGACTGTTAAGGTTGATGCCCACAACTCCTCCACCCTCACGCTCAGCACCGTCTCTCCACAAGGCTGTGTGCTGAGCCCTCTCCTGTATGCCATCTACACCCATGACTACACCGCCACCCACCCCACTAACACCATAATCAAATTTGTGGACGACACCGCTATAGTGGGGCTCATAAGTGGAGGTGATGAGTCGGCCTACAGGGACGAGGTGCAACATTTAGCAGAGTGTTGTGCGAAAAACAACTTGAGCCTCAACACCAAAAAAACCAAGGAGGTGGTCATAGATTCAGGAGGCATAAAACTGACACGGCTCCTCTCTTCATCGATGGAGATTGAGTGGAGAGGGTCCCCACCTTCAAATTCCTGGGGACCCACATCTCAGAGGACCTTACCAGGTCACACATCAGCAGTGGTGAAGAAGGCCCAGCAGCGACTCCACTTCTTGAGGGTACTGAGAAGGAACAgactggaggagaagctgctggtAACCTTCTACTGCTCCACCATTGAGAGTGTGTTAATGTTCTCCATCTCTGTGTGGTTTGCAGGCTGCTCAGCAGCTGATAAAAAGAAGCTGCAGAGGGTGATAATGTCCGCCGAAAAAACATCGGTTGCCCCTTGCCCTCCCTGGACGACATTGCCAACTCCCGATGTCTTTCCAGATCGAGGAAGATCGCGAGTGACCACCTCCACCCAGGTCACCACCTGCTCAGCCTGCTGCCCTCTGGGAGGAGGTACAGAAGCTTTAAATGCAGAACtagcaggatgaaaaacagcttctttctaTGCGCTTTCAGAACTCTCAACACtcagaactctcaacacccacacaggataaattaattaaaaagtgcaataaaacggacatgtgcaatacaattgatatgtgcaaaacatacaatctacctcatttataaattatagcattttcagtagccatttatttatttttatacttatttattacatcacatgtccttgttcttgtttttgtccttgtttagctcggtattttaaaatgtttttactcatgtagttttgttttacgattgtcttactatgcaccttatgcagtggcactttcaattttgttgtagttacctatataatgacaataaaggctatttgatttgatttgatgaccAACTATACTGTTGCTTATATTGCTGTGTAATATACTTTTTAGGGGGGTAATTCTGGGTAATGCTATGACTTATAAAGCTAAGATATTTCATCTAATTGATTCCAAGAGGAATTCTAGTGGAATATGTTGTGAGGAAATATTTTGAggcacattttcagtttaaaagACCATTTACTCTCTACTACTGTACTACTTCCTAATCTCCTGTAGAAatgttatttgtttatattgtatgaAATCATTCCAGTAAAAGTATCAATGAGGAAACAATATCATATCACTCTCATGCTTATTTCTTCCCGCTTTTCAGGAGCTTAAACACTGACAAACTGAGCCAAAAATATAACTTCCTTGGCACAGGGAACAAATATATTCATAACAAAAACACTTTACCTCCCTTGTGTTTGCTGCTGCATTTCCTGATACCCAGAATTCCACTGATGGAATAGGCTGACTCTGAGGAATAGGCTGTGCCAATGGCAGCAGGTGATGCTGTTGACACtgcagggtcagaggtcaacttCAGGATACATTGGAGACACACAGATAGGTCAAGAGACAGTCAAAGGGACAGAAAACCTCACCAACTTCACAAGATTCAGAGTGGATTTTGTTTCTGATGATCCTGTAAAGAAAGAGGGAACTCACTCAATACTTATTTTAATAATCTGTGTTGTCgacaattacacacacagaggaggtCATCTATACCTGTTGATGGAGCTGATGCTGGGCACACTGGCGTGGTCACACACTCGCTCCAGCAGCAGCCGGTCTCTGATCTCCCAGGCAAACATGGTGGGGTTGGTGTGTTTTAAGTGTAGGATCATCTGCACAACTCTGGGAGTGGCCACTTTGGGCTTAGAGCCTCCGATCACTCCTGGTCTGATGCTTCCTGTCTCATTGTACCTGAATTCACAACATTGAAATCTGTCAGGAGGGTGAAccttttactgttttataaaTTGGAATAAAGTAAAGCACAGAGCAAcactatattaaaaaacaacagggaAACCACATGGTATTCATATTAATTtctatcaaaaataaattaatttctgaTTAATGCGTCCTGGGATGACCCCACATAggcaatatatttttaaaaaatagagtTAATATACACATGGATAGTCAAATATTATTGtagatgaaaataaatgcatgtagaCATGAAAGTGGGCAGTTTTTAAATAGTTATACACATTTTCAAATGATTTAGGCGGTGTGAACATTGTAGCttgtaactttattttgaaaatgtatttactaaatgtaaaaatttaaatgtattactaCAGACAACCATACTGTTAACAGATCATTCTTTCTAATAATACAAAATTCTCAGTAGGTTGAATAAATGCTCCATTTACCTGGCCAGTATCTTGCTGACACAGCCGTGACTGACGCGCAGGCGGCGGGAGATCTCACAGGGACGCACGCCCTGCTGCGCGAGCTCCACGATGCGCTGTCTCACCAGGTGAGGTAAGGGACGCCCGTTAATGAAGACACCGCCGAGCTGGTTCACGCCGCCGTGCGCTGAGCACCGGAGCGGATCAAAGAAACAACAATCAAACAGCATTGGTACATTTAAACGTAGTTTACGCAACATGGTTCAGTGTTAAAAGAAGGGGAGGGTATAACTAACTCGAACAGGTGGCCTCTCATAACTTGAATAAGAAACATCGTTACTTACTGTGCGTAACGGTGAGCGGCACCTGTCCAAAGCGTGCGTCCATCACAGACTGACTAAAAAAGTCTGTAGTCCTATTTAACTTCTAGACCTCCCTTCGTAGgcatataaacactttttttacacTCAgttaaactgaaactaaaaataataataataataataatattagaatCAGAAGAGCTTTGTTGAGATTTTGTCCCGCATGTGTTGGTTTTTCGGTGGGGAGTGACAGCAGTGCGCCTCCAGCACCTGAGCAGTGGACAGCTGCACCAGCCTTTGATTGGGCACACATGCACGAGTGCACGCGATCCATTACCTATCTATCTCTTTGGTTTTTGTAGCAAAGGTGCAAAAGACTCAATTCTTGTGATCAGAGCcgattttttttagaaatacagAAGTCGTATGCACCCCACAAGTCCAGTTAAATGACGTGTTTCTTCAGTTAACTTCTCAATTATGCACATTTTCCAACAAGATGCTCTAAACAGTTATCAATATACATATTAAAAATTGCAAAACGTTGAATTTCCTCTCTTATGGAAGCCCAGTATGCAATGTTGTTTCAAAAGACTAGAGAAAGAAGACTACTAAAGCCATTTAACTCTTCTTTGGGCTATATTCAACTGTTCGTAAAAAAAGAGGTGGCGAATAAAACATGCATGTGACAGAATGCATTTAATCCTTACCTTAATAAATCATTTAACTAACTAACTTTCTAACATTCAACTGCAAGACTGCAAAACTAGAAAATTGTAAATATAATTCTACTTGTCCTTAAACACTACAGTCtctcacatttaaataaatgtccgTATATTGAATTAatgatatgaaaaatataaatgatagATGCCTTAGTATGAAAAATAAGATGTAGGCTACATTAGCAAATTTATTCCACAGCTTTCGAAAGTGAACTTATGATCAAACGTGTTTTTAAACGCTGGGAGCAGTTTTGGTTGTCCAACATTTTAACTCCCGGAAACGCCGGTAAAGTTGCTCAAACGTGTAAACAAGAGTGGAAGTAACAAACCATTCAGTTGTATGGAGGGAAAATATTAGAAGCGTTAAATATCAACCGACATAGAGCGGACTAAAATGGTAAGCGCCCGCAAAATGCCATtatagacttttatttaacttcgGTCGCTAATTTAGCTACATTGGCTGCCTCGGCCAACACAGAGCTAATATTAGCATAGCACCGGTTAGCCTGATGTtaacccacgtgtcaatatatTTCATCTGTTTACGTATTCACTTTATAATTACacgtttaagaaaaaaataataaacaccgGCATGTGTTATTGCTGTGCGGTGCTAACTCGTTATTAAGAAAAAGTTGTGGTAGGTGAGCCATTAGCCACCACTGTTTGATAGCAGTGCTGTGAGCCGTCGTTGGGTGGCGCGGTTTAGCTTTGTACTATGGACTATACTAAAGAAAACGAAGATGATGATGGAGAGGAAGGCAGCAAAGACGATCTCTTCTTTATTGAGGACTCTGGTAGTtcagagggagaagaagagatcAAGTTCAGTCACCAGAAATGCGacagcagatttaaacaagctGCTCGGCTCAGCAGGGAGAGctctcctcagctcctcctgtTCAACATCACCTCCAGGCGGGCTACGTCCAGTTTGGaccaacaggaggaggaggaggaggaggaggaggaggacactgATCCCATCGAGGAGTGGATGCTTGTGGAAGGAGAGGAGCAGGTGGGAGACTCAAGCATCCAGCTCAACCTGAGTTACTGGAACAGCTCTGAGGATGACTCTGGAGATGAAGGTTAGACTTTACTTTATCTCACCTGGGTTAACCTTGTGTTCACCTCATCCTGTTTGAATAGTCCTTCTACTAGTGcattaaaatagtttttaaagtaattaaattgGCATTCTAAAATATCTGTTGAGAAAAGGATAAACAAGTCAAACtatgagtttgtttgtttgtttgtttttatttagatccCCATTAGGTTTTGCAAATcagcagctattcttcctggggtctatCATATTTTAGTGTGACAAatacaatgtagaaatacacagaatgttaacagacatgacatacattaaatgaatacataacatgaaacaaaaagaacacacagacaatacttaattacatttcacataaaacatgattgacatcacaaaacaacacaaaatgcaaaacaaaaagtgaTGTACAAGTGATATGTTAGTGACCAGCTGCATTTCCTTCACCACTTCATGGCAGGCTTGTGTGGCTTCACCTCTGTGTGTTGTAGGAGAATAGCACTGCTGACCCATAGGTTTAGCTACATTTGAAAatcatttacatgtaaatgtgATGTAAATAACATGCCATGTAAATAAACTATGTGCTGCACAAACCGATTTGCTTGTTAATACATGATTGGACCAGCTCTAGCTTTATTTTGCCCTCAAATCAATGCTAGATGTCCATTATGTAAATAAAGTCTGGTGTTCTTACTTGTGCAGCCATGGCTTTGTAAATAGGAAACAAAGTGGTACGGACTGAGCCACACAACACTATTTCATTTGTGCTTCTGCACAGAACGGGAAAGGCCTGATGTTTAAAGAGAAAGGCTGTGGGGGGCAAGACGGATGGTAAATCTGGCACATGCTACAGTCTAAAGGAGCACTGATGGGactaaatgtttgtgtttctccAAAATCACGGACTCCAACTTTTTCAATATaggattttagtcatttgatttgatttgtgagTTTAGTTGAAATAGTGAGAGGACAGTTTTGAAATGCACTTTAGTTTTCTGAAATACTTTTGTTGaagtaaaacattattttacacatattaattgaaaaatgtatttaaatgatgATGGTTGAGTTTTTTTGCGAGGGTCCGTTCCAaccaaagatttttttcttaggTCTGTAGAATATGATTCGTACGCCATCATCTTGCAGCACCACAATAGTTCAGAAGTGATTAATATTTTGCCTTTGACTAATATTGTGCCCCCTGCCATTTGGATATTGGACAAGTCCTAATTGTGATTATgctaaaattataattaattgttcaTCCATAGTGTCAATGTTCCAACACAGGGTCTTGACAAAAAGTATAAGGATTAGTTCAGATAAAAATACACTCAATCATGGCTTGCAGGCCAGCAGCTCCATTGGAGCATACAGGTTCTTCAGTCTTCTTTAACACCTCACCTCAGTGATATTTATTATGGGAGGGTGAAGTGTTTTTCTGCGTGTTTCTTCAGTTAACGGAGTCCTGAGAGCTAAAGCTTTTATTAGACCTTGGAAAGACTAAATTTACTAGGCTTGGAAAAAAGTCCTGATCAGTCCTTGATTTGTTTaagcttttttggggggaattgtgtgttttttctcaaaagGTGTCCTGCCTGAGAAACACAGGATTATAACTTTAACCTTGAATACGTTTATGCCTACAAATTGTAATGTTCTTATTGGCCATTCTCTCCATCAGATCAAACTGTGAAGTCAGTGAAGGATGACTGGGCTGTATCGGATAAAGACAAGGTAACTTGTGATATCTATCAGTAAGAGCTCTTGTATGCATCTACTGTTATTATGTCCTCGTctcatgtgtgtattttaaaggCCCTCCTAGGGAAGGGCATCTGAAATTAGCTGAAATGCATTGCATTGGATAATTGTGCAATTTTCTATGTATACTGTATCTGTCTCTATCAGAAAACCAAGACATGAATATAATTCAAACCAGATACTGTttaaatgcatgtatgtatgcatgctgTAGGTTCAAGCTCCTACACATGGATCTAAAAACTGCATGCCAAGGACTTTTAAATTGAAACTCTTCACTGTACCCAGGCTAGTACTGAGACTATTATTAAGATAACTTTTTATTACAGTAAGGATAAACTAAGTTATGAAATTATCAGTCTAGATTTAGAAAATAGCAGTAGCAGAAGaaaattaaagtgtttttcataattttgccTGGCTGTTTAACATGTCTAATATTGTTGCATGTCTGCAGTATTATGAACTTACAAGACTGCCTTTTTACATAATGTCTGTCATGTCTTTGTCCTCACATTATGAAGTACGGTGCTGATCAGTCTCTGCCCAGCCGCTATTTTATGGGTGGTCGTTCTCTGACCTGTAACATCTGCAACAGGACTGGACACCTTGCCAAGAGCTGCTACTACTACAAGGTAAAGGAACACACTCCTCtgccctttttctttttacacacaTGATATACATGCACACAGTCAATAAGTGAGTATAATGCAGCTAACTTTTTCTACAGTCTTGTAGAAGAAAAAGCAATTACAGGAGTTTGATACGGACAGAAAAGTTCATAACAGCCATCCTGACATCCTGGTAAATAATCTTATCTTGTGTCAGCAGAAGAGTCCCACCTGTATCCTTTGTGGGATCCAGGGCCACATCCAGAGGGACTGTCCGGGCCGCCCCTGCCCCAGCTGTGGACTGCCTTCACACGGCCTGAAGCTCTGCCAAAGGCCCCCGGTGTGGAAACAACACTGCCATCGCTGTGGGATGTCGGGGCACCTCTCTGATGTGAGTTTGCCTGTTTGGCCCCAGTGAGTGTTTGTGTTGGGgattttgtttctgtgttgacAGAAACTTTGAAAGGATTTGTCATCTGTGTGTAGATGTATTTGGAAGCCTCAGGCGTGTGCTGGCTTCTTTTAGGAAGCGTTATTTGACCTCGGCAGATTCTCATCTGCAcaatgcttcttctttttttcgtATTCTTGCTCAAACGATTAACtttcttctttgtttccttGGTTTTCCTCAGGCCTGCCCTGATACATGGAGACAATACCACTTAACAGTGAGTTGATGTTTTGACTTTACTGCATTTTTTCTTATCTCACCTTTACTAAGCCAGATGCATAGCTCTTCTAAACATTAAAAGGTCTTTCTGTCTGACTGTATTTACACCGCTGATAAAATTAGAGAATAGAAAAGGTCCACAACAGGAAGGAGATGGCAGAGGACCATCCTAATCATGTTTTGTAATAGGCTGGTGAAGTGTGAATTATTTAAGTATCTATCAAaccataaaactttaaattcaattGTCCTTTCTTCCACTTTTAACCTTTTTTGGGTTGTACCTTTTTTTCCAGATCCGGTTAGAGCTTCCAGTCCGGCCATGGACAGTCCACACCTTCAAACATAAGAAATGCCCTTCTCATTGCTACAACTGCTCCAAGAGGGGACATTATGGTTTTGTGAGGAATCCTTCTCTTACTTTTGccatttctcctttcttttttgaCTTGATCTATGCTTGCCTTAATATGTTATCCTTGTCTTTCTCATGTCCCTCTCTAACTTCCTCTTCTCCCTTCTGTATACGTCTTTGCAACATAttcttctgtgtcttcttttggattTGACTTAACTGTACCTGCTCTTTTTGCTCACTCACTTCCTATTTTATCTCTTCCACCCTGTCGGTATCAGGAGTGCACTAGGAGGAGGATGATCAGTGGGACTTTTCCCTCACTGCCTTATGTTTGCCAATATGACACCATGGAGGACATTCTTCAACATTTCCCCAAGAAGCAGAAAAAAGCCAAAggtgataaaaacatatattacaCTATATACAGCATTATTTTACATACAATTTTGCAGGAATTTGCATAAAATAGTGTGCTTTTTGGAACATTTCACTGTGTGTCAATTGATATCATCCATAAGAtggacaaaataatagaaaacacacaattcAGCAGAAGCACAAAGTTGCGTCCTTCAAAATTACCATACAGTTGAATCAACAACTTTCAAactatttcaactttattctaaaCTTCATGAAGGTGGAATTCTTTGCATAACTGTAGTGCACTCGTTTTTAGCCAGGTGTACCTAAAAAACTGGCCACTGAGTGTAAATTCAATATTTAGTCTCctttctgctgtgttttatctgGCTGTTTAGCTACCAATATGTTCACCAGCTGGTCGTTAGCTTTTTCTGTCTGCCATTTGGTGCTGGGTAGGTaactttacttgtttttttcccactaaaaacagctgcctgctgcagcCAAAAGAGTTTTAACgagagcagtgagagtgaatCAAAACTGTAAAGTTACTGGTTGTAAAAGAAACCATCACAGCCAGCTGAAAGTAGCTCTGTAGAGATTCAGAGAACTGATCATTCACTGTTGGTTTGTGTTGGTGATCAAGCCTTTTCACATTATCTTTAACATATAAACAATGGACCCCTTTCACTTAATGTTCAATTATACAGGCTCACACCTattatcaagatttttttttttaatctgctgtGTTTCAGAGCTTTTGAGTGCTGGATCCCTGCCTTTCTCAAACCAGCAGCACTTGCCTGAAGCAACAGGCGAGAGCAGTGAGGAGAACGAGCCGGTCCAGGGGAGGAGCAGTACAAAGCAGGAGACGTGCAGCCGGGCTGGCAGGAGGAAGACATGGCCAGAGAGGCGCAGAGAGAGACGGGAGGTGAAGAAGCTCAGGAGAGCGGCTCAAGCCCGAAGAGAAGGAGGACTACTGGGGAGATCCCAGAAAAACATTGATGATGAAGTTTGCCCTGCAAACCCCTGCAGATCCGCACTCTATGCTCACAAGCAGTTTACACCCTCGccacaaaagaagaagaagaagaagaagagtgatGAGGCAGGTGGTAGAAGCCGGAAGAGCAGAGAGTCGGAGAGgtggaagaaaagaggaggaataAAACGTGGGGATTTACATCCTCATGGTGACGCAGACATCGGGAGTGAAAACCTTTTTTCTCCCAAACAAAGAGTTCGCCACCGACGAAGATGAagtaattgttaaaaaaaacaaaaacattttcaaggcgtaacaaaaaatgttttttgtacttgtctttttattgattgattaatttatttattgccaATAAAAAACTGTAGAATAGCATATACAGTTGAAGGTGATCACCACAGTAGCagatttaaatgtatgtaatcTATAATACTGACTGGGCCAAAGGTGTGCAACCAAACTGCCtgtttgtatatattatatattaggaGATGGTTTGTTTTCCCTTTAAGTACAATGCTAATTTTACA of Centropristis striata isolate RG_2023a ecotype Rhode Island chromosome 12, C.striata_1.0, whole genome shotgun sequence contains these proteins:
- the LOC131981253 gene encoding zinc finger CCHC domain-containing protein 7-like; the encoded protein is MDYTKENEDDDGEEGSKDDLFFIEDSGSSEGEEEIKFSHQKCDSRFKQAARLSRESSPQLLLFNITSRRATSSLDQQEEEEEEEEEDTDPIEEWMLVEGEEQVGDSSIQLNLSYWNSSEDDSGDEDQTVKSVKDDWAVSDKDKYGADQSLPSRYFMGGRSLTCNICNRTGHLAKSCYYYKKSPTCILCGIQGHIQRDCPGRPCPSCGLPSHGLKLCQRPPVWKQHCHRCGMSGHLSDACPDTWRQYHLTIRLELPVRPWTVHTFKHKKCPSHCYNCSKRGHYGFECTRRRMISGTFPSLPYVCQYDTMEDILQHFPKKQKKAKELLSAGSLPFSNQQHLPEATGESSEENEPVQGRSSTKQETCSRAGRRKTWPERRRERREVKKLRRAAQARREGGLLGRSQKNIDDEVCPANPCRSALYAHKQFTPSPQKKKKKKKSDEAGGRSRKSRESERWKKRGGIKRGDLHPHGDADIGSENLFSPKQRVRHRRR
- the LOC131981443 gene encoding paired box protein Pax-5-like, which encodes MWYNETGSIRPGVIGGSKPKVATPRVVQMILHLKHTNPTMFAWEIRDRLLLERVCDHASVPSISSINRIIRNKIHSESCEVVSTASPAAIGTAYSSESAYSISGILGIRKCSSKHKGGKVFLL